The [Bacillus] selenitireducens MLS10 genome includes a region encoding these proteins:
- a CDS encoding metal ABC transporter solute-binding protein, Zn/Mn family yields MRVSKILIGVPFFLIMSACGADENEPVNEEHNEQASHDNEIYVTTSFSITADFVSQVIGDLGEVDYLVPIGEEPHEYEPVPSDFRNVTDADVFYTNGMGLEEWIERLVENTGNTEIVSLSDGVTEIPLDGEDGVDPHAWLSPKNAEVYIANILADVTERFPEHADEFEANAEAYLDEIDNLLEYVDETLDQIPEENRIVVVSENAFKYFGEDYGFQTAGIWEINSGEEGTTGQINAVIDLVREQDIPALFVETTVDNRYMETVSENTDVPIAGEVYTDAVGLEGSGAETYIDMIRHNADVFAEGLK; encoded by the coding sequence ATGCGTGTATCTAAAATATTAATCGGGGTCCCGTTCTTTTTGATCATGAGTGCGTGTGGAGCGGATGAGAACGAACCGGTTAACGAAGAACATAATGAACAGGCAAGTCATGATAACGAAATTTATGTCACCACCAGTTTTTCAATTACAGCCGATTTTGTCAGCCAGGTGATCGGAGATTTGGGTGAGGTTGATTATCTTGTACCGATTGGAGAAGAGCCTCATGAATATGAACCGGTTCCAAGTGACTTCCGGAATGTTACTGATGCGGATGTTTTCTATACGAATGGGATGGGACTTGAAGAATGGATTGAAAGACTCGTAGAAAACACCGGGAACACTGAAATTGTTTCACTTTCTGACGGTGTGACGGAGATTCCTCTTGATGGAGAAGACGGCGTCGATCCGCATGCATGGCTCAGCCCGAAGAATGCTGAGGTTTATATTGCCAATATCCTGGCTGATGTAACCGAACGTTTTCCTGAACATGCGGATGAATTTGAAGCCAACGCAGAGGCCTATCTTGATGAAATCGACAATCTTCTTGAGTACGTCGATGAAACATTGGATCAGATCCCTGAAGAGAACCGTATCGTTGTTGTGAGTGAAAATGCTTTTAAATATTTTGGAGAGGATTATGGCTTTCAAACCGCAGGTATTTGGGAAATTAATTCTGGTGAAGAAGGAACAACGGGGCAAATTAACGCCGTTATTGATCTGGTAAGGGAGCAGGATATACCTGCGCTCTTCGTTGAGACAACGGTCGATAATCGATACATGGAAACCGTATCAGAAAATACCGATGTTCCGATAGCCGGTGAAGTCTACACGGATGCAGTTGGACTTGAAGGTTCAGGAGCGGAAACGTATATCGATATGATCAGGCATAACGCAGATGTGTTTGCGGAAGGCCTGAAATAA
- a CDS encoding S9 family peptidase, with protein MKQEASTVQESDIRQVRIIADPILHPDSQDLYFIETTITGDNQYLTHLYLHQKHAEPLALTSGPRGIRQPRLSPDGQAILYIRKPESSDQPQVFIQQLLGGEGVQVTQLPKGVQAAEWASDKDHLFITAKLNDTEKGEMMDAFPGDSRKDDSKKNESSKQPYIVTRLDYKSDAAGFKDETCSMVAKLTLSTGQMQILTPFGADHQFQDYHQESNCILITANRGEDWEVRSDLYEVSLDESLSETDHSGSGLTVQRAAYYDGNILLLAHEKTYLGATHNDLWMMRRSGKEKQNLTAAFDWPVGDQIIADSRYGDSSSRFVIDHNESKLYTLVSLEGTTQLYAFDLRGKDEPQVMTSGRHHVYNFDIIPGKEAVVAISTPVCPGEIHSLSLSGNGETASITNRNENWVNQKTLFTMEEVRTRSSDQTEIQGWIMGAGASEDLSKKPAILEIHGGPHAMYGYSFFHELQYLVSQGYIVMLCNPRGSHGYSQAFVNAVRGDYGGMDYEDLMAFTDACLERYPEIDQERLGVTGGSYGGFMTNWIIGSTDRFKAAATLRSICNWTSFFGVSDIGYFFTEWEVGETLLSNPERLWQHSPLRLVADMNTPLLIMHGEKDYRCPIEQAEQLFTALRFRGQDVRFVRMPDANHELSRSGPPELREARLKELSDWFNSKL; from the coding sequence ATGAAGCAGGAAGCATCAACAGTTCAAGAGAGTGACATTCGCCAGGTGAGAATCATCGCCGACCCCATTCTTCATCCTGATTCACAAGATCTTTATTTTATCGAAACCACGATTACAGGTGACAACCAATACCTCACGCATCTCTATCTTCATCAAAAGCATGCAGAACCATTGGCACTCACATCCGGGCCACGGGGAATCAGACAGCCCCGTTTGTCCCCTGACGGTCAAGCCATTCTCTACATCAGAAAACCCGAATCCTCTGATCAGCCCCAGGTCTTCATTCAACAGCTCCTGGGAGGGGAAGGCGTACAAGTGACGCAATTGCCAAAAGGCGTTCAGGCAGCAGAGTGGGCCTCTGATAAAGACCATCTGTTTATTACTGCAAAGTTGAATGACACAGAAAAGGGCGAAATGATGGATGCATTTCCTGGTGATTCTCGTAAAGACGATTCTAAGAAAAATGAATCGTCAAAACAACCGTATATCGTGACAAGACTCGATTACAAATCGGATGCGGCCGGATTTAAGGATGAAACCTGTTCGATGGTTGCCAAACTGACGCTTTCAACAGGCCAAATGCAGATATTGACACCGTTTGGTGCAGATCATCAATTTCAAGATTATCACCAAGAGTCAAACTGTATACTGATCACCGCGAATCGGGGGGAAGATTGGGAAGTACGCTCTGACCTGTATGAAGTATCACTTGATGAATCTCTGTCCGAAACGGATCATTCAGGTTCCGGACTCACCGTACAGCGGGCAGCCTACTATGACGGTAACATTCTGCTCCTTGCCCATGAAAAAACCTATCTTGGAGCGACGCATAACGATCTTTGGATGATGAGGCGCTCCGGCAAAGAAAAACAAAATCTGACAGCAGCATTTGATTGGCCTGTAGGTGATCAAATAATCGCGGATAGCCGCTACGGGGATTCATCTTCTCGATTTGTGATTGATCACAACGAATCCAAGCTCTATACACTTGTCAGTCTAGAAGGCACGACACAGCTTTATGCTTTTGATCTGCGAGGAAAAGATGAGCCTCAGGTCATGACGAGCGGCCGTCATCATGTCTACAATTTTGATATCATTCCCGGTAAAGAAGCCGTCGTTGCCATCAGTACCCCGGTTTGTCCGGGTGAGATCCATTCTCTGTCTCTAAGTGGGAATGGTGAAACGGCCTCCATCACCAACAGAAATGAAAACTGGGTGAACCAGAAAACACTCTTTACTATGGAAGAAGTTCGAACACGATCTTCCGATCAAACGGAAATTCAAGGTTGGATCATGGGTGCTGGAGCGTCGGAAGATCTATCGAAAAAACCGGCCATTCTGGAAATTCACGGTGGACCACACGCGATGTACGGGTACAGCTTCTTTCATGAACTCCAGTACCTGGTTTCACAGGGCTATATCGTCATGCTCTGTAATCCGAGAGGCAGCCATGGTTACAGCCAGGCGTTCGTAAATGCTGTTCGCGGTGATTACGGCGGGATGGATTACGAGGATCTTATGGCATTTACCGATGCTTGTCTAGAGCGTTATCCTGAAATTGATCAAGAGAGGCTCGGTGTCACGGGCGGAAGTTACGGAGGGTTCATGACGAACTGGATCATCGGTTCAACAGACCGCTTCAAAGCAGCTGCAACACTTCGTTCCATTTGCAACTGGACAAGTTTTTTCGGCGTTTCCGATATCGGCTATTTCTTCACCGAATGGGAAGTGGGTGAAACGCTCCTCAGTAATCCTGAACGACTCTGGCAGCATTCCCCCCTCAGACTCGTTGCTGACATGAACACACCATTATTGATCATGCATGGGGAAAAAGACTATCGCTGCCCGATCGAACAGGCTGAACAGCTCTTTACTGCTCTGAGATTCCGTGGTCAGGATGTTCGTTTTGTCAGAATGCCTGATGCCAATCATGAACTCTCGAGAAGCGGACCTCCTGAACTGCGGGAAGCCCGTCTCAAAGAGCTGTCCGATTGGTTTAACAGTAAACTCTGA
- a CDS encoding HPr family phosphocarrier protein, producing MKLTAARPLFGETASLFVNEAAKYEERILVKKEHWVVDGKSLLGLLALALQPGDEVELEAEGKDVNPQFVETLKKEGLFK from the coding sequence ATGAAATTAACTGCAGCAAGACCTTTATTCGGTGAGACAGCAAGTCTGTTTGTGAATGAAGCAGCAAAGTATGAGGAGAGAATCCTTGTCAAAAAAGAACACTGGGTGGTCGATGGCAAAAGCCTGTTGGGCTTACTTGCGCTTGCTCTGCAGCCAGGTGATGAAGTCGAGCTTGAGGCGGAAGGTAAAGACGTGAATCCGCAGTTTGTTGAGACACTGAAAAAAGAAGGGTTATTTAAATAA
- a CDS encoding NUDIX hydrolase: protein MNQPVNLLSQHFEDRKARILGEQSSAHFSLFLPLVFRDDEWHLLFQVRSNNVKQPGEVCFPGGRVDPGDTSYQAAASRELQEELGLEPEHTALLGELDIMVTPFQFMIHPFIGIIHNESVISPNPGEVAEIFTVPVSELMTMAPKEHPIRLDVRPEKGFPYHLIPNGEDYNWRTGYIKELFYEYDGRIIWGLTARVLAHAIDELSQIT from the coding sequence ATGAATCAACCAGTCAATCTGCTATCTCAACACTTTGAAGACCGAAAGGCCAGAATTCTCGGTGAGCAGTCGTCCGCTCACTTTTCCTTATTCCTTCCACTCGTGTTTCGTGACGATGAATGGCATCTGCTGTTTCAGGTTCGTTCAAACAATGTCAAACAGCCGGGTGAGGTCTGTTTTCCAGGTGGCAGGGTAGATCCGGGAGACACGAGCTATCAAGCGGCAGCTTCCCGGGAACTGCAGGAAGAACTTGGCCTCGAGCCCGAGCACACCGCTCTTCTCGGTGAGCTTGATATCATGGTTACACCCTTTCAGTTTATGATTCATCCATTTATCGGAATCATCCACAATGAATCTGTGATCTCACCAAATCCCGGAGAAGTGGCTGAGATTTTCACAGTTCCCGTCAGTGAGCTGATGACCATGGCGCCTAAAGAACATCCGATCAGACTCGACGTCAGACCGGAAAAAGGTTTCCCCTACCATTTAATCCCGAACGGGGAAGACTACAACTGGCGCACCGGCTATATTAAAGAACTGTTCTATGAATACGACGGACGTATCATCTGGGGGCTGACTGCACGTGTCCTGGCGCATGCCATTGATGAGCTTTCGCAAATTACCTGA
- the mtnN gene encoding 5'-methylthioadenosine/S-adenosylhomocysteine nucleosidase, translated as MRVGVIGAMEEEVDLLRSKMDIIEETMLATCEFTLGKLNGVEVILAKSGIGKVNAAVSTTLMNQLYHPEYIVNTGSAGGLDQTLAVGDVVVSDEVRYNDVDATAFGYEFGQVPRMPAMFTPDEQLIQIAKKGAEEAGMAMAQGLIISGDSFMSDHERVEGLKKIFNKPQCAEMEAGAIAQVCYQFEVPFVIIRSLSDIAGKDALMSYEEFLETAGVNSANMVMAMLEEMRNSM; from the coding sequence ATGAGAGTAGGAGTAATCGGGGCGATGGAAGAGGAAGTGGATCTTCTCCGTTCTAAAATGGATATTATTGAAGAGACGATGCTTGCCACCTGTGAGTTTACATTGGGCAAGTTAAACGGCGTAGAAGTGATTCTCGCCAAATCCGGGATAGGCAAGGTGAATGCAGCCGTCAGCACTACGTTGATGAATCAACTTTATCATCCGGAGTATATCGTGAACACCGGTTCAGCCGGCGGACTTGACCAGACGTTGGCAGTTGGCGATGTGGTTGTTTCAGATGAAGTACGATACAACGATGTTGATGCAACGGCGTTTGGCTACGAATTTGGACAGGTTCCAAGAATGCCTGCGATGTTTACTCCGGATGAGCAGCTGATTCAGATTGCTAAAAAAGGTGCTGAAGAAGCCGGGATGGCTATGGCTCAGGGCCTGATTATTTCCGGTGACTCATTCATGAGCGATCATGAACGAGTCGAGGGGCTGAAGAAGATCTTCAATAAACCGCAATGTGCTGAAATGGAGGCAGGAGCGATTGCGCAGGTATGTTATCAGTTTGAAGTGCCTTTTGTGATTATCCGCTCACTCTCCGATATTGCAGGAAAAGATGCCCTGATGTCTTATGAAGAGTTCCTCGAGACAGCAGGCGTGAACTCTGCCAATATGGTCATGGCGATGCTGGAAGAGATGCGAAACAGCATGTGA
- a CDS encoding DUF1510 family protein, whose translation MSDQTNQGLNRAEVRKEKKKNMFLNLAIGIVALLIVVISASMFIGGGDDDPVAVDNDNEAEENLDVNENEEEANEQNNGENEIEESAPENNDDSGIEEESDNTGADSGSADIDDGSSSNNEGTANDDDSSAETAEVTEGDWGPIGTVQEEPFTAVYDRDHVNWDEMVRALEYAMNRSEDEMIIEWLGNGGDHQTAEGTVSLRENRSEAYQITLSWVENEGWMPVTKEELSTNPYQ comes from the coding sequence ATGAGTGATCAGACAAATCAGGGATTGAACCGGGCAGAAGTCCGTAAAGAAAAGAAGAAAAATATGTTTTTAAATCTTGCGATCGGTATTGTTGCGCTGTTGATTGTTGTCATTTCAGCATCGATGTTTATCGGTGGTGGCGATGACGATCCGGTGGCTGTTGATAATGATAACGAAGCTGAAGAAAACCTCGATGTGAATGAGAACGAGGAAGAAGCCAATGAACAGAACAATGGTGAGAATGAAATCGAAGAATCTGCTCCAGAAAACAACGACGATTCCGGAATTGAAGAAGAATCAGATAACACGGGTGCAGACAGCGGATCAGCGGATATCGATGACGGATCATCGTCCAATAATGAAGGTACTGCAAATGATGATGACAGTTCCGCTGAGACCGCCGAAGTGACAGAGGGAGACTGGGGACCAATCGGAACAGTTCAGGAGGAGCCTTTTACGGCTGTATATGATCGTGATCATGTGAACTGGGATGAGATGGTTCGGGCGCTTGAATATGCAATGAACCGCTCCGAGGATGAAATGATCATTGAATGGCTGGGAAACGGTGGTGATCATCAGACTGCAGAAGGAACTGTCAGTCTGCGTGAAAACCGTTCTGAGGCCTATCAGATTACTCTGTCCTGGGTGGAGAATGAAGGATGGATGCCGGTAACGAAAGAAGAGCTTTCCACAAACCCTTATCAGTAA
- the greA gene encoding transcription elongation factor GreA, producing the protein MAEEKHYMTEEGKKKLEEELEQLITERRKEVVERIKVARSFGDLSENSEYDSAKEEQAFVEGRIQQLETMIRNAEIIEEDKNSSKVSLGKKVTFVEIPDGEEEEYVIVGRAEADPLDGKISNESPMAQSLIGKEIGDQVTVSTPGGDMTVKITAVS; encoded by the coding sequence ATGGCAGAAGAGAAACATTATATGACTGAAGAAGGTAAAAAGAAGCTCGAAGAAGAGCTTGAACAGCTGATTACGGAACGTCGAAAAGAGGTTGTGGAACGCATAAAAGTGGCGCGCAGTTTCGGGGATCTTTCGGAGAACTCCGAATATGATTCGGCTAAAGAAGAACAGGCTTTTGTTGAAGGGCGAATCCAACAGCTTGAGACGATGATCCGTAACGCAGAGATCATCGAAGAAGATAAAAATTCTTCGAAGGTATCACTTGGGAAGAAAGTGACATTCGTAGAGATTCCCGACGGTGAAGAAGAAGAATATGTGATAGTAGGCCGTGCAGAAGCCGATCCGTTGGATGGGAAGATTTCCAATGAATCACCGATGGCACAAAGCCTGATTGGCAAAGAAATCGGAGATCAGGTGACGGTCTCCACTCCAGGCGGCGACATGACCGTTAAAATTACAGCAGTATCCTGA
- the udk gene encoding uridine kinase, which yields MENKPVIIGVAGGSGSGKTTVAHKICKEFPEQSILMIEHDAYYKDQDHLPMEERLKTNYDHPLAFDTDLLIEHLDQLQNRQAIEKPVYDYPNHTRAEETIPQQPRDVIILEGILILEDERLRDMMDIKVFVDTDSDLRIIRRLLRDIQERGRTIDSVIDQYTTVVRPMHLQFIEPTKRYADVIIPEGGHNHVAIDLLVSKIRTITNEIGSY from the coding sequence ATGGAGAACAAACCCGTTATCATTGGCGTTGCCGGCGGCTCCGGTTCCGGTAAGACAACTGTGGCCCATAAAATCTGCAAAGAGTTCCCTGAACAGTCGATTTTGATGATTGAACATGATGCGTATTACAAAGATCAGGATCATCTTCCGATGGAGGAGCGGCTGAAGACGAACTATGATCATCCGCTTGCGTTTGATACAGATCTTTTGATTGAACACCTCGATCAGCTGCAAAACCGTCAGGCGATTGAAAAGCCGGTTTATGATTATCCGAATCATACGAGGGCGGAGGAAACCATTCCACAGCAGCCAAGAGATGTCATCATTCTTGAAGGGATTCTGATTCTCGAAGATGAACGACTGAGAGATATGATGGATATTAAGGTGTTTGTTGATACAGACTCGGATTTACGAATCATCAGAAGGCTATTGAGGGATATTCAGGAACGTGGACGTACAATTGATTCGGTTATCGATCAATACACGACGGTGGTAAGGCCGATGCATCTCCAGTTCATCGAGCCGACGAAGCGGTATGCGGATGTCATTATCCCTGAAGGCGGGCATAATCATGTTGCGATTGATTTGCTTGTATCCAAGATCCGCACGATCACCAATGAGATCGGAAGCTATTGA
- a CDS encoding peptidase U32 family protein: MATTKEVRPSGKRVITKKPELLAPAGNLEKLKVAVRYGADAVFIGGQDFGLRSNADNFSIDEMKEAVEFANEYGACIYVTTNIFAHNENMEGLDDYLSDLQKVGVKGIIVADPLIIEACKEAAPKLEIHLSTQQSLTNWQAVDFWKSEGLDRVVLAREVGLQEMLEMKKQVDIEIETFIHGAMCISYSGRCTLSNHMTARDSNRGGCCQSCRWDYFLYEDGPSDTVEDANPLFDEEDAPFAMSPKDLNLVESIPKLIEAGIDSLKVEGRMKSIHYVATVIGVYRKVIDAYCDDPDNFTIKQEWLDELEKCANRPAAPAFFENTPGYEEQLFRYHKQKTPFDFAGLVLDYDEETGTVTLQQRNHFRPGDKVEFFGPDIESFSMTVGEIRNDKDEVIDAARHPLQVVTFKTERPVSPYNMMRKELP; this comes from the coding sequence ATGGCTACGACAAAGGAAGTCCGTCCTTCAGGAAAACGGGTCATTACGAAGAAGCCGGAGCTCCTTGCACCGGCAGGGAACTTGGAAAAACTGAAAGTGGCAGTGCGTTACGGTGCTGACGCTGTGTTTATCGGCGGTCAGGATTTCGGACTCCGTTCAAACGCTGATAATTTTTCCATAGATGAAATGAAAGAGGCCGTTGAATTTGCCAATGAGTATGGTGCCTGTATCTATGTGACAACCAATATCTTTGCTCATAACGAGAACATGGAAGGATTAGACGACTACCTGAGCGACCTTCAGAAAGTCGGAGTGAAAGGCATCATTGTGGCCGACCCGCTGATTATTGAAGCGTGTAAAGAAGCTGCACCAAAGCTTGAGATCCATTTATCAACTCAGCAATCTCTGACGAACTGGCAAGCGGTGGATTTTTGGAAGAGTGAAGGGCTTGACCGGGTTGTGCTTGCAAGAGAAGTCGGGCTTCAGGAAATGCTTGAGATGAAAAAGCAGGTGGATATCGAGATTGAGACTTTTATTCACGGAGCGATGTGCATTTCTTATTCTGGAAGATGTACGTTAAGCAATCATATGACAGCGAGAGACTCCAACCGGGGCGGCTGCTGCCAGTCCTGCCGTTGGGACTATTTTCTTTATGAAGACGGCCCGTCCGACACGGTGGAAGATGCAAATCCGCTGTTTGACGAGGAAGATGCCCCATTCGCCATGTCGCCGAAAGACTTGAATCTTGTCGAATCGATCCCGAAACTGATCGAAGCAGGCATTGACAGTCTGAAAGTGGAAGGACGCATGAAATCCATTCATTATGTAGCGACTGTTATCGGTGTGTATCGCAAAGTCATTGATGCATACTGTGATGACCCGGACAATTTCACGATCAAACAGGAATGGCTCGATGAACTTGAAAAGTGTGCCAACCGACCTGCTGCACCTGCATTTTTTGAAAATACCCCTGGCTATGAGGAGCAGCTTTTCCGTTATCATAAACAAAAAACACCTTTTGATTTTGCAGGACTTGTGTTAGATTATGATGAGGAAACAGGAACAGTGACGTTGCAGCAGCGAAATCATTTCCGTCCAGGTGACAAAGTGGAATTCTTTGGTCCGGACATTGAATCCTTTTCAATGACCGTCGGTGAAATCCGAAATGACAAGGACGAAGTGATTGATGCAGCAAGGCACCCTCTTCAGGTGGTGACGTTTAAAACTGAACGGCCTGTTTCACCATATAATATGATGAGAAAGGAACTACCTTAA
- a CDS encoding peptidase U32 family protein has translation MTKPELLVTPVDVANARAVIEAGADAVMIGEEAFGLRLAGEFKRDDIKEVVEAAHDRNASVYVAMNALFHNDMLDRLPDYLAFLHEQRVDGIVFGDPAVLVNAKRHAPGIPLHWNTETTVTNWYTANYWGRKGSSRAVLARELNMDAVLEIKENAEVQIEVQVQGMTCMFQSKRTLVGNYMEFQGQDLAVQGRSKDRSLVLHDPERDVKYPIWEDWNGTHIMSPKDMCIIDELDEMIDAGVDSFKIDGIFKDGDYLIGVTRLYRQAIDQYCADPDRYSDEKETWLEQVKAIQPENRPIDSGFFFKESVY, from the coding sequence ATGACGAAACCGGAACTGCTCGTAACGCCCGTTGATGTGGCGAATGCCCGGGCCGTTATTGAAGCCGGTGCAGATGCGGTGATGATTGGCGAAGAAGCCTTTGGACTCCGACTTGCCGGTGAATTTAAACGTGATGATATCAAGGAAGTGGTGGAGGCTGCGCATGACAGGAATGCGTCGGTCTATGTGGCGATGAATGCCCTTTTCCATAATGACATGCTCGACAGGCTGCCGGACTACCTGGCATTTCTGCATGAGCAACGCGTGGACGGGATCGTGTTCGGTGATCCTGCTGTATTGGTCAATGCGAAACGCCATGCACCGGGCATTCCCCTTCATTGGAATACAGAGACGACGGTCACAAACTGGTATACGGCGAATTATTGGGGGCGAAAAGGTTCCTCAAGAGCTGTATTGGCGAGGGAACTGAATATGGATGCGGTCTTGGAGATTAAAGAAAATGCCGAGGTCCAAATTGAGGTTCAAGTCCAGGGGATGACGTGTATGTTCCAGTCAAAACGAACTCTGGTCGGGAATTACATGGAGTTCCAAGGGCAGGATCTGGCCGTACAGGGGCGTTCAAAAGATCGCTCGCTTGTTCTTCACGATCCGGAAAGGGATGTGAAATATCCGATCTGGGAAGACTGGAACGGCACTCATATCATGAGTCCGAAAGATATGTGCATCATAGATGAGCTCGATGAAATGATCGATGCAGGCGTTGATTCGTTCAAGATTGACGGGATCTTTAAGGATGGCGATTATCTGATTGGTGTTACCCGACTATACAGACAGGCGATTGATCAGTACTGTGCCGATCCGGATCGATATAGTGACGAGAAAGAAACGTGGCTTGAACAGGTGAAAGCCATTCAGCCTGAAAACAGACCGATCGACAGCGGATTCTTTTTTAAGGAATCGGTATATTGA
- a CDS encoding O-methyltransferase, whose protein sequence is MNGQSHYLDQLIGQSDEDFQALERYAELNQVPIMERDSISVMLHYMRVLQPKNVLEIGTAIGYSGSRILKAVEAASLVTVERDEERARKAEDTFLTFGLDDRVVLYKEDALHIEDSVRRHAPFDSLFIDAAKGQYETFFNLYAPFVREGGIVFTDNVLFKGLVADKEDHPNRNTRALVRKIRAFNKKMMETPDWQTIILPVGDGLMISIKQNGGNAYDETGTARNAR, encoded by the coding sequence ATGAACGGTCAATCACACTATCTTGATCAGCTGATTGGACAGAGCGATGAGGATTTTCAGGCTCTTGAACGCTATGCAGAGCTAAATCAGGTTCCGATTATGGAAAGAGACAGTATATCAGTCATGCTTCATTACATGAGAGTTCTCCAGCCAAAAAACGTCCTGGAGATTGGTACAGCCATCGGTTATTCCGGTTCAAGAATTCTGAAAGCTGTGGAGGCGGCTAGCCTCGTAACCGTTGAACGCGATGAGGAGCGTGCTCGAAAAGCGGAGGACACGTTTTTGACTTTTGGTCTTGACGATCGGGTGGTTTTATACAAGGAAGACGCTTTGCACATTGAAGATTCGGTGCGCAGACATGCCCCTTTTGATTCACTGTTTATCGATGCTGCGAAGGGGCAGTATGAAACTTTTTTTAACCTGTACGCGCCGTTCGTTCGAGAAGGAGGAATTGTCTTTACGGACAACGTCCTTTTTAAGGGCCTCGTTGCTGATAAGGAGGATCACCCTAACCGGAATACGCGTGCACTGGTGAGAAAAATACGTGCGTTTAACAAAAAAATGATGGAAACGCCGGACTGGCAGACGATTATTTTGCCCGTGGGTGACGGATTAATGATTTCAATCAAACAGAATGGAGGCAATGCATATGACGAAACCGGAACTGCTCGTAACGCCCGTTGA
- the mltG gene encoding endolytic transglycosylase MltG, with protein MTKDKQALKEEKKRKHKEKVEQRKKEATIVRRIVLVVFFVLIIAIAVAGFSAYRYVMAEIEPEEDEHADEISVSIPIGSTADSIAEILEEEGVIQNGAIFRYYVRFQNEAGFQAGDYALRTDMHFDEIIEELKTGAIHDEYQTIFTIPEGLWLTEIAARVAEETNLETESFLETARDEDYLEELIDRFDMLGEEILQDEIREPLEGYLFPARYDFIEEELTNEQVIEAMLSRMNTVLQNANAFDSEDTIHELLAKASIIEGEARDDDERTIISGVIENRLSIDMRLEMDPTVGYAHGERLSRTLFEDLEIESPYNTYHIRGLPVGPINNPGEASIRAASMPDEHSYLFFYHAPDGEVYFSENFAEHNAIVNQYQ; from the coding sequence ATGACGAAAGATAAACAAGCGTTAAAAGAAGAAAAGAAACGGAAACATAAAGAAAAAGTGGAACAGCGTAAAAAGGAGGCGACTATCGTCAGACGAATTGTCCTGGTTGTATTTTTTGTCCTGATTATTGCCATTGCTGTCGCTGGATTCAGCGCATACAGGTATGTCATGGCTGAAATAGAGCCCGAAGAAGATGAACATGCTGATGAAATCAGCGTCTCGATACCGATTGGATCAACAGCGGATTCCATCGCAGAAATACTTGAAGAAGAAGGCGTCATACAAAACGGAGCCATTTTCCGCTATTATGTCCGGTTCCAAAATGAAGCCGGATTTCAGGCTGGTGACTATGCTCTCAGAACAGATATGCATTTTGATGAAATCATAGAAGAGCTCAAAACCGGCGCAATCCATGATGAGTATCAGACGATCTTTACGATACCTGAAGGGCTTTGGCTTACGGAGATTGCGGCAAGAGTGGCGGAGGAGACGAACCTGGAAACGGAATCATTTTTGGAGACCGCCCGGGATGAGGACTATCTCGAAGAGCTGATTGATCGGTTTGATATGCTGGGTGAAGAGATCCTGCAAGATGAGATCAGAGAACCGCTGGAAGGCTATCTGTTCCCCGCACGCTATGACTTTATCGAAGAGGAATTAACGAATGAACAGGTCATAGAGGCGATGTTGAGCCGGATGAATACCGTTTTGCAGAATGCAAATGCATTTGATTCGGAGGACACGATTCACGAACTGCTGGCCAAGGCGTCCATTATCGAAGGAGAAGCAAGGGATGACGACGAACGGACCATTATTTCAGGCGTCATTGAAAACCGTCTGAGTATTGATATGCGCCTTGAAATGGATCCGACCGTCGGGTACGCGCATGGTGAACGCTTATCACGTACGTTGTTTGAGGATTTGGAGATAGAGTCCCCTTATAACACGTATCACATCAGAGGCTTGCCTGTCGGCCCCATCAATAACCCTGGTGAGGCATCAATCCGTGCTGCTTCCATGCCGGATGAACACAGCTATCTGTTCTTCTACCATGCCCCTGATGGGGAAGTCTATTTCTCAGAGAATTTTGCCGAGCATAATGCGATTGTCAATCAGTATCAGTAA